One Drosophila virilis strain 15010-1051.87 unplaced genomic scaffold, Dvir_AGI_RSII-ME tig00001178, whole genome shotgun sequence DNA segment encodes these proteins:
- the LOC116652373 gene encoding uncharacterized protein isoform X2, which produces MLERWNVRFDGEDVMNSVIDFVFWLEFLQRQYQCPWKKFLRGFHLLLTGRAREWYWMHVRHSRVDSWMQLRHTLLDRFRGYQTEHDVMQELLLREQQTSEGVDDHIHHMRQLAA; this is translated from the coding sequence ATGCTCGAGCGGTGGAACGTCAGGTTTGATGGCGAGGACGTCATGAATTCTGTTATAGACTTCGTGTTTTGGCTGGAGTTCCTGCAGAGGCAATATCAATGCCCTTGGAAGAAGTTCCTGCGCGGTTTTCATCTGCTCCTGACCGGCCGTGCCCGCGAGTGGTACTGGATGCACGTGCGGCATTCTAGGGTCGATAGCTGGATGCAACTGCGGCACACTCTTTTAGACCGGTTCCGTGGATATCAGACGGAACACGACGTGATGCAGGAGCTACTACTACGGGAGCAACAGACCAGCGAAGGGGTGGACGACCATATTCACCACATGCGTCAACTCGCCGCGTGA
- the LOC116652373 gene encoding uncharacterized protein isoform X1, with the protein MVKNFIPGLSMAEEHVSDWGSEADGASAMPPLRPTGGLVRTPMNFRGFAERQIPAEGHLGNLEKELAQQDRTPRDVATKFSRSGVPEGVHHRWHRSHTDRAREERSNHPAVLYMLPRLMRGTGGIRRERMTFSQRKRMPTCEKRRT; encoded by the coding sequence GGCTCAGTATGGCTGAGGAACATGTGTCTGATTGGGGCTCTGAAGCTGACGGAGCGTCAGCAATGCCACCGCTACGTCCGACGGGAGGTCTTGTGAGAACGCCGATGAATTTCCGAGGATTTGCTGAAAGACAGATCCCGGCGGAAGGTCATCTTGGAAACTTGGAGAAGGAATTGGCGCAACAAGACAGAACTCCACGGGACGTTGCGACGAAGTTTTCGCGGTCTGGCGTGCCGGAAGGCGTACACCACCGGTGGCACCGAAGCCACACAGACAGGGCGCGCGAGGAGCGGAGTAATCATCCAGCAGTCCTGTATATGTTGCCGAGGCTCATGCGAGGAACTGGCGGAATCCGAAGAGAGCGGATGACTTTCAGCCAGAGGAAGCGTATGCCAACGTGCGAGAAGCGGCGTACCTGA